In Antechinus flavipes isolate AdamAnt ecotype Samford, QLD, Australia chromosome 3, AdamAnt_v2, whole genome shotgun sequence, a genomic segment contains:
- the STRIT1 gene encoding sarcoplasmic/endoplasmic reticulum calcium ATPase regulator DWORF, with product MAEKESTASNLLIPLLLLIGWIVGCVIMIYVIFS from the coding sequence AATCCACAGCTTCAAACTTACTCATCCCTCTTCTTCTCCTGATTGGCTGGATTGTGGGCTGTGTCATAATGATTTATGTGATCTTCTCTTGA